AGAGCATCAAGAATGACACTACTAAGCTTTTTCTCTCAGTAAATGTGACCCTCGTGACCCACTGTGACATTTCCTCACACTGAGATGCTGACAGTGTAGAAATCCTACTCCTGCCTGTTTCTGGAAATAGACTGCGACCTTCCACCACTTTAggaattaatgaatgaatagaGTGGTTGTGACTTTAATTATGTACTTTGCTAAATCTCTTCCATGTGTACTGCACTTTACAGTTAACTCCCACTGTGGCACTCTATACTCTAATCCAGCATGCATGGTTATACTGCCTccttctgactttttttttgtaattcctGTTTTTGTGTTGCAGTGGTGGCTGCAGTGGCTCATGACACAGATGGTACTGTCAGTGGCTACTGGTACACTGACCGCAAATTTACCATCTCTGTCACTGCAGTCCTGATTATTCTTCCTCTCTCCATCCCCAAAGAGATTGGATTTCAGAAGTATGCCAGGTACAAAACTTTGTTGCTCACTCTGCATGTTTTCTCACCAAGGCTTAAAATGTGGTTAATGTTTTCTTAGCTTTTACCTTGCATGTTGATCATGTttgagttgttgttgttcttcatCGTAGTGCACTGAGTGTGATGGGAACCTGGTATGTCACTATCGTGGTCATAATAAAGTGCATCTGGCCAGATAAAGATACGACTCCGGCCTACATACCCGCCAGGTGAGCTCTGCACACAACAgctttttcaaaactttttaCTAATTAGCACTGTGTCCACCTGCTCATTCAATCAGATACATTTGCATCCTCGTCGTCACgctttgcttgatttgctaaatagTTGTGTTGTGTTACAGTTCTGCATCCTGGACTGCAGTTTTCAATGCAATGCCCACCATATGCTTTGGTTTCCAGGTATCTCTTCATTTGTTATCATTTGACatcataaatatttatatatgccTTTTCTATCGAACAGAGTTAGATATTGATGTATTTTTGTCCCATCTTCTTTGTCCTGATCTCTCTCTACAGTGCCATGTCAGCTGTGTGCCCGTTTTCAACAGTATGAGCAGAAAAGAGATCAAACCTTGGGGAGTCGTAGTCACTCTGAGCATGATAATCTGCCTCTTTGTTTACACGGGAACaggtttgtgtgcatttgttacTCAATAATGTAACTAATAACCTAGTCTCGCTTTACCAGACACTCTTCCAAAGCACGCTGGAGgggagtctggctactccacatagcattcagggagtcgaaaacgtgctctggtttattggcatttctttaaaccaatcacaatcatcttgggcggtgctaaacacCGGAGAAAAGCAGCgctgccgctgcaaaataggctcggaaggaacatgttttggtggaacgtgtacgttttttaaaaagttgttttagtggtgcaacagaaaactcagattggacagatagtctagcttgcggtctcgatttaccctgcagagatctgagaaaaggttaaccatagtcgtcataaatcgaccagagtttaaaatgccaacacaaaggaagcccaaggcaacggatatccggcctaaatgagtgaaatccggcggattttccggcggcaacagagcaatcctggaagtggaacgtcaaagAAAATAGACTACTAATAAACTAACATTGTCAAGTTATGGTAAACCATCTAATACAATGAAATACCTAGTTTAAAAATCACACTTCATAACAGGCTCTTGGGTCAGGTATAAAGTCGATCCTGATCTTCAACATGTAACCGATCttaatgtgtttaaatatgacTGGCGGTCAATACTTAAATGCTTGTTGTGTTTGATCAGGTGTCTGTGGCTTCCTGACGTTTGGCGCCAACGTCAATCAGGATGTGTTGATGTCGTACCCTTCTAATGATATTGCTGTGGCCATCGCAAGAGCTTTTATTGTCATCTGCGTCATCACCTCCTACCCCATTTTACACTTCTGTGGCAGGTAAGATAGTGAAAATATTCATGTTTCATTTCCATACTCTTGGTCTCCCTGTTCAAAGATTTCTAAATTGCACAAACCTAAAAAAAGACTTCTGTATGAATATTGCTACCTATAGTGCAGTAATGTGTAGCTATAGCCTCATGTTACCTTACCTATGCCAGAATGATCCAGATCAATTGCATCCAGTGACATACAAATAGTTTATAAGTATAACTGGTTTTAGATCAGTACCTGGAATGAGCCCTGATTGTAAATATGCGATCAGTGCATCCCTCGTCTGCGATAAAGATGACTTTCCTTATTTTAACGCTTCAGTTAATGCGGCATTTCCTCACCACACTCTGTTGTAATCATTTGTCCTTCCAGGGCAGTTATAGAAGGACTTTGGCTGCGTTTCCAAGGCGAGcaggtggaggtgtgtgtgcgtcgtgagcagaggaggaggatcCTGCAGACGCTGGTGTGGTTTGTTGTCACCCTCGTCCTCGCCCTCTTCATCCCAGATATTGGTCGGGTGATCTCGCTGATCGGAGGATTGGCAGCCTGCTTTATCTTTGTCTTTCCAGGTAATGCTTCCCTCATCATTTGCAAGGTTTCAGATTTCTGTGCGATTTTTAACGTCCCACTGAAATGTCTATCCAATGTTTGTTTAACAGGTTTGTGTTTAATGCAAGCCAAGCtgtcagagacagacagccacACTATAAGGTGAGATCCTGCTTATTATTGGATGTAGTTTACTTTCTTTGGAACTATAATGATTAAATTATCCTGAGCAGAACAGCAATAACGTCCTTGTTGGTCCGTGGGTGCTGCATTGTAGCTGCCCTTTGCTACTTTATAGTTacgatgggtcaaacacagagGATGAATTTTCTCACAGGGATTAATGAAGTACAACTTAAAAGATGTGTTGTTATCACACTTTGGCCATTAgggtgcagaaaaaaacattaaaacaaacttCTGCGATATCACCAGCTTATATTGTTGTTATGGCTTACGTGACATTAGACATTCAGCAACATAGTAAcatagcattcatttggaggtCAGTTGTCATTCACTCTGCTTTTAGCACTGTTtgggtctctaccaactcctgagaaaatATCTGCATATTTAACTGTGTTAACCAGCCCCATGTTACTGCTCTCTGTCAGCTGTTTGCTTGTGAGCCGGTAGTGTGCAGTCTATCGGAGCCTGTTTGCTCGAAACTCTGATTTTGGCACTATGAGAGATCCTTTTTACATGATTGACATTTGATTCAGTGTCTCgacaataaaatgttaaatgcaGATTTGAGTAAACTTCCTTGATAAGGATATTTCTTTAATGTCGGTCTCTCTGTTACAGCTGGCATGGATTGGTGGTCTTTGGTGTTGTCATGGTTACGATTGGAGCTTTCATCTTTGGCCTCACCACGACCAACTCCATCTATCAAGACCTCAGTTAAAGGGAACCGTTTTATTGGAGCCAACGGTGTTTTAAGACCGAGGGGGGGCTTGGTTCTGTGCTGCTATTCTGAACTACTTGATGGAGAACCATCTCATGACACTCATTTAAAAATTCTCTATGGCATGTTGCATCCCTGCTCCATACTGAGTTAACGCTCCACAGTTCTTTACTCTGTAAGATAGAAGTCAGAGACACCCCACGATGCCAAATGACTTCAGACACTTTGCCTTTTACTTAATGTACGGTTTAAATTGCacgttttatgtttttatgatgGTTTAAACTTGCAGCGAAACCTGTTTGACAGTTCAGGGGCACAGAGGGGCTTCCCTTGTCTCTGGACGACTCATTCCTGTCCTGTTTACAAGAGCTGAAGGACTTTGAAAGGTCTTACAATCAaattgattttgataatgaaattGTACCAATTTGTGTATTTTAACTTGCATGTCAAAGTAAATATTTCTTACTAAAACTGACATGCTGTTGTTGCCAGGTGCTATCCCGGTCCGGACTATAATGTCGCTGCTGGTGATGGTTTGTAATTAAGAAGTTAGTTTCTTCTCCAATGAATAATATAATTGAGTGAAACATTTGTACAAGCAAGGCTTCTGAATCATTGAGTGATGTGATAACTGCAGGGTGGGACAGTTTgtcttgtttatttaatttccagTCAGTACCTCCTAAATGAGTTTAAATAAGGGAGGTTTTCAACCATTTGGGCATTGCAACTTAATCATAttacactttaaaataaatttaggaaggcattattttttaatttttgttggTTTCTTGTATATTTTATAACAATGGTACTATTATGGTTTTATATTTTGCTTTTAACTAAAACCATATTTGTTGTTTGAAAGTACAAAGTTACATTCATGTAAGCCTGCAGGCCTTTAAAAAAGATTAGATTACTTCAATGTGCAAAACAGTTAACTGCCAGACTGGCGGAAAGCTACAGCAGTGTGCCTCCCCAAAAACTACACAGATCTGCAAGAGGAGCAGTGACCAAACCCAAACTCTTTTCAAGAGTGCTCATGGGTTTGAAAATGAGTTCTTTATGAATGTATGCAAAAAAATTGACGTAACCTAGGCAGAATTCAGTTTGTACATATATTACAGAGGCCAACTAGTCAAACTGAGTGGGCGGTTTTATTTACTTGAATTGGTTCACACCACGCCACAAACTCTTTGTTTAAAGAATGAGAAGTTAgaaattaatttttattttattttttttacaaaaaccaaagtgagCTTTGTTTTCTAAGCTTCCGACAGCACTGTGGAGAGATCAGGCAACATGAGACTAATTTAACACTAATATGTTTATAACACATTTATTCAGTTGTATtaagcatttaaaaacatttttaatcaatcaAGCTGCAAATGCAGCTGAcctacactactggtcaaaagtttggggtcacttagaaatttccattacagacagaataccagctgatttGAGTGGGTGGTTGATCTTTAATGAAATATCTACATTGTCCATTAttagcaaccattcatccaatgtttcAAAGGCACATTTgggtttactaatctgatatcctATCTGTgagatatcattttaaaaggctaactgagaaaacattggagaacccttttgcaattatgtaagcacataatgtaatctgaaaactgctgccctggtttaaaaaaaaaaaaaggtattctgtctgtaatggagtggaaaggaaatttctaagtgaccccaaacttttgaacggtagtgtacatttaaaatcaggaaAATGTTCAAAGGTTTACATGGACATGGCAATCAAGAACAAACGGGGGGATTTAACTGTATCACAGCTAATAATCTTAGGAATGTTAAGCATGTTATAATTTAAGTGGGATTCTTTTTTCTGTGGACATGAGGGACAGTAAAGGTTAAAGGGATATTGTTCTCCAAAAAAGCAATTGCATTGTATTAGTCAGCTGTTGGATTAAATACATTTAGAAGCTACAGTCAAATCAATGTCTTGAAATCATTGTTAATATGAATTGTTTGTATGGTGTGgtgttgaaatgtttttttctcttaacCTTTTGGTGCTACAGACACTAGTTATTCTGGTCATGAGTGAATGTCAGGTGCATTTATGATTTGTCACTGATTTACTGTGTTTTCAGTAAACTTCAGTTTTACCTTCAGGatgtacacttttttttttttttttttcccccaaggcATCAGTTAATCAGAAATCATGTGTCCCTTTGACTTACAAATATGTTCATGGCAGGTTTTTATGAAAATACTTAAACCTGTGAGATTCCAATAAATTACTACAGTAAAGGCATGTGAATAAATCTGGCAATCCATGTCACTGGCAGttcaaaacatttaataaaagaaatacaagtgAAGTGAGCATTGTCATTTAAGTTCAGAATAATTACCACAAACGGCAAGACTCAGCTTTATATCAGTTTACTTCTATTTTGGGTGAATAGTAGGGACTTGTACCTTGTTATGTTTACATGTAATTCCCCAGTTCCaggacaaatattttttttccccaggacAATTTTAAGACGACAAGGGCACCGGGGAATTTTTGCTAAACAGAATGCTGTTGCTCAGTCAGTTAAGCACCTGCTCAGTTGGACTGAGATTTTCACTTAGTAAAAACCAAACTTAAGGCACAAATCCCCAAAATGAGCAGGAAGTGAAGCAGGCTGGTAACCAtataataaacattttattcacaattatttgtggtccttttaaaaaaaaaaaaatagcgaCCGTCTAAAAAGGGTTTTAATTCCTACACTATAAGCTCAATATCTATGAAAAAATCCTTAACACTGGCACTTTAATGGTTAGATTTTGAAATTCAAGGTGATGCAGAGCAAAGCCAATAACAAATAATGTGTCCCTCTCCAAATACTCAACGCACTTCACTGCAGGTACTCTGTACAATATAGATGATAAAAAACAAGTTCCCTAATAATCCTCTTCCCTCCAAAATCCTCATCCCTGAGAAAATGTACCGTCTAACAAGTGACTAGTGCAGGTATATTACATACAGCAGTCTCCATCAAGGCTCAGTAGTAGCCATTTGTTATGAAAGACTGGAACATGTGGAAAGCTGGACCCGGAGCCCACTGAGGAACCATGTGCCCTGCACCCTGAAAAACAGAGGACAGCAGTATTTCACTATATAAAACcatacatgtgaaaaaaaaaaaaaaaaaaaaaagacaaccatGATTTTATTGCACAAACTAAACAACACAGTGATGGTTACCTTGACTGTCAGGAAAGTGATGTTTCCAAACTGTTGGTAATAACCAGCAATCTGGTCATCATGATGCCAGGTCTGGTACTTAGTGGTTGCCTGAGAACAACATTTTAGTAGTATTGAGAAGTGTATCTGGTTGTAGTTTGGGGGAACCTCTTTTATaatattttccaaaataaagCTCCTACCTTCAAGCCGAGGTCTTCCACAAACCACTGGTCTCCCAGGAAGTTGCAGGCCATGTCAGTGTCTCCGTTGTAGACGAGTGCCCGCAGGCCCAGAGAGAGCAGCTTCTGATACACCTCCTTCACTGTTGGGTACAGGTTGGTGTATTGCTCTCCAACGTCATCACTACAATGAAGAGAGAGTTCATTATGATCATGAGCGACATGTTACCTACCCAACTCCACACATAAAAGAAAGGGAAATGcctcagttacaaattactgtCACTCCAATTCAAGGGGTTCATTTAAATTAATGACATGAATAACCAATGGATTTTAACAGAAATTTGGCTAGTGCCATTGTCTAAAACAGTGTTGTTTTCCAAACCTTTTACAGTCCTGTACCCCTTTAGACTTTTAACCTCCAGCTATGTACCCCTACGTATGCCCCACCCTTGCACTTGtatataatcttttttttttttttctctggtaCCCCCTATGTCATTTCTCGTACCTCCGGGGGTACCCAGTTTGGGAACCAATGATCTAAAACTACTACTCcaatgcattaaaaatgttgGTAGAATCCACCCactgttaaaatgtgtgtgtgtgtgtgtgtgtgtgtgcgtgtgtgtattttttgccATAAAATTTCCTGTTTGCTGCAGCACCTGTTGGATGgatcaaaagattaaaaatcctttattaatcccacaacgGGAATATTCACACGGttgccacacacatgcacacggtGTGTGTCCTTTGTCCCTGTGGTCCAGTGGGAGCAGTGCAGATTGTATAGTCTGACAGATAGACAGCAGTAGGAAGGAAAGACCTACGGTATCTCTCTGTGACGCATCacattgattatttatttgcaGAGGTCCCATGGTGGCAGTGTGTCTGGAATGTGTAACACTTTCCTCACATCGCCTCTGTTCAGCCAGTTCATCTGAGCCGTACTGTTGATGCAGGGAGGGACTTCAACCAGAGACACGGAGGAAGAAACTCCATCTGAAAACTTCATTTACGATTTTATCATTACTGCTACAAGACAATAAGAAGAATCTGAAGCACAGGTGCATGGGCAGGCAGCACTCACCTTGTGGAGGTGTGGGTGTTTCTTGTAGTTTTTAAACAGGTGACTCATGGTCCTCTCGTAGCCTCTGTGGGATCTTCTGCCAACCTCACAATCCAAGTAAAGGGCATACTCATTCAGTCCGCTATTATACACAATACCAAAGGCCACATTCACCTGAAGGGAGACAAAGTAAAATCTGACTGAGTCATACAGTAGCACCAGAAATGCCCAGCTGAATAATGAAGAAATAACGCACACGTACCAGCGTCTTGCAGGTCTCTGAACTGGAGTTGTAAAAGTTACAGTTTCCCTTG
This sequence is a window from Perca flavescens isolate YP-PL-M2 chromosome 1, PFLA_1.0, whole genome shotgun sequence. Protein-coding genes within it:
- the slc38a7 gene encoding sodium-coupled neutral amino acid transporter 7 — translated: MAINTDVEDWGGVGSNDSGERAWLLQSPSVDSVQHLETDRRGTGGVSSWAAVFIVVNAALGAGLLNFPAAFNMAGGVTAGVMLQMFMLIFIISGLVVLGYCSQVSNESTYQEVVRATCGKVTGIVCEVAIAVYTFGTCIAFFIVIGDQLDRLVAAVAHDTDGTVSGYWYTDRKFTISVTAVLIILPLSIPKEIGFQKYASALSVMGTWYVTIVVIIKCIWPDKDTTPAYIPASSASWTAVFNAMPTICFGFQCHVSCVPVFNSMSRKEIKPWGVVVTLSMIICLFVYTGTGVCGFLTFGANVNQDVLMSYPSNDIAVAIARAFIVICVITSYPILHFCGRAVIEGLWLRFQGEQVEVCVRREQRRRILQTLVWFVVTLVLALFIPDIGRVISLIGGLAACFIFVFPGLCLMQAKLSETDSHTISWHGLVVFGVVMVTIGAFIFGLTTTNSIYQDLS